From the genome of Herpetosiphonaceae bacterium:
ACGATATAGGCATGCACGCTGCGCGGATCGACGGTGTAGCGCTCGCCGAGCAGGTAGCGAAACCGCGCGGTGTCTAAGATCGTGCCGGAGCCGAACACGCGCGACGCGGGCAGGCCGCTGATCTGCACGCTCAGGTAGGTCATCAGGTCTACCGGGTTAGACGCGATCAGGATGATGCCCTCAGGGTTATGCCTGACGATCTCTGGAATGATCTGGCGAAAGATCGAGGCGTTGCGCTCCAGCAGTTGCAGCCGTGTCTCGCCCGGCTTTTGGGCCGCGCCCGCCGTGACTACCGTCACCGCAACGCCCTGAAGATCGGTGTAATCGCCGACCGAGATACGCATCGGGCGCACAAAGGGCAGCCCATGATTCAGATCCATCGCCTCGGCCTCGGCGCGGCCACGATTGGCGTCGATCAGCACCATCTCGTTCGCCACGCCGCGCTGCATCAGCGCGTACGCCAGCGACGCGCCAACCATGCCCGTGCCGACGATTCCGACTTTATTTCGCTCTTGATTCACGCTCGCCATGCCCATCCTCCTGTTCAGACGCGCTTAAGGCGTCTGCTTTCGATTGTACCCCAGTACACGCTCAGGGAGCGCGTTCAGGAAGCATTCCAGGGAGCAGGCGTCGGGGCAGCACGGGAACAAGGAAACAAAGGAACAGGGGAGTTAAGCCGTTGTTCGTTTGGCTCTTAGTTCCACGTGCCATGCGGGTGCCATGCCCAGAGGGCACCCGCATGGCACCCGCATAGCACCCGCATGGCACCCGCATGGGCGTCTTGGTTCTTCCCTATATTCCCGTGTTCGTGCGTCCGCATGACAGAGCGCCGGATCTGTCGTATGCTAGTGCTACTTGCAAAGAGTGGAGCAAGCGTTACCCTCGATACCAGGATGGAACAGCGCGAGATCAGTCAATCCTGCATATGCTAAACCTTGAGAAAGGGCGAATGCCTGTGTTATCTGGACGATTACTGCATGGGACGCATGTCAAGCTCACCGCCTGCACGCTGCATGATGTCCCAACGATGATCCGCTGGTACCAGGACGACAATCTGCTCCGGCTGCTGGACGCGCTGCCTGCGCGGCCCAGAACCGAGAGCGGCCTCACCGAATGGATCACCAAGCATCACAAGGCATCGGATTCCTTTTTGTTCGGCGTGCGGCTGATGGGAGACGATACGCTGATCGGCTGTATCGAGATCGATGGCGTGCTGTGGACTCATCAGACCGCGTGGCTGGCGATCGTGATCGGCAGTGAGATCCACCGGGGCAAAGGCTACGGCTGTGAGGCGATGGAGCTTGCGCTGCGCTTCGCGTTTCTTGAGCTTAACCTGTACCGCGTGCAGCTCACGGTCTTCGGCTACAACGAGCGGGCAATTGCGCTCTACGATAAGCTCGGATTTCAGCGCGAAGGTGTGTACCGCGAGTGCCTGCATCGCGAGGGGCGGCGCTACGATATGCTGCTGTACGGGCTGCTGCGGCATGAGTGGGCGGCGCGGCAGACGCGAAACGAGGACCCTCAGGGAGAGTCCTCGTAGTCCTCGTCGTGGCCCGGCACCTAGCGCGAATAGACCGCCTGGATCGTCTCCTCGAAGATCGCCAGACCTTCATCGACCTGCTCCCTGGTGAGCACCAGCGGGGGGCAGAAGCGGATCGTGGACTTGCCGCAGGTCAGCAGCAGCAGGCCGCGCCGGAACGCATCGACCATCACCTGCTCCGCGCCGTCGTGATCCGGCTCCCTGGTCGCTTTGTCTTTGACGAACTCACAGCCAATCATCAGGCCTTTGCCGCGAATCTGACCGATATTGTTCGAGCGCGCCGCGATCTGCTCAAGGCATGCCTGCATGTACCCCCCAACCTCGCGGGCATTCTCCATCAGCTCTTCTTCGACCAGGCACAGCGTCTCATATGCCGCAGTACAGGCCAGCGCGTTGCCGCCGTAGGTATTGCCATGCGCGCCCGGCAGCCAGTTATCGGTCAGATCCTTGCGCGCGATGCACGCGCCGATCGGCATGCCCGACCCCAGGCCCTTGGCGCTGGTGACGATGTCCGGCATCACGCCGAAGTGCTCAAAGCCCCACATTTTACCGGTGCGGCCCACACCCGACTGGACCTCATCGGCCACGAGCAGGATACCGTGCCTGTCGCAGAGCGTGCGCAGCCGGGGGAACCAATCCTGCGGCGGGACGATGTAGCCGCCCTCGCCCTGGATCGGCTCGATTACGATCGCGGCGACTTCGCCCGGCGGCAGCACCGTCTCGAACAGCGTATGCTCGATATAATCCAGGCAGGTATCGACGACGCGCGACGGATCGCTGCCCAGCGGCGGGCGGTAGGGGTTCGGATAGTAGGCGTGCTCGACGCCCGGCAGCAGCGGGAAGTAGCCCGCGCGCTGGCGCGGCTTGGAGGCCGTCAGCGAGAGCGAGCCGTAGGAGCGGCCATGAAACGCCCCGAAAAACGCGATAATCCCCTGGCGTCCGGTCGCGTAGCGCGCCAGCTTGATCGCGGCCTCGACCGACTCGGTGCCGGAGTTGGCGAAGAAGATACGCCACTCATCCGACTTTGGCATCAGCGATGTCATTTTCTCGCCCAGCCGCACCTGCGGCTCGTTGTAGAAGTCGGTGGCGGCCATATGAATAAACTTCGCTGCCTGATCCTGGATCGCCTTGACCACCCGTGGATGCGAGTGGCCGGTCGCGACCACGGCGATCCCGGCGTTGAAGTCGAGATAGCGGTTGCCGTCGGCATCCCATACCTCGCAGCCCAGGCCGCGCTCCATCACAAAGGGATAGACGCGCCCAGAGACAGGTGCGAGCACCTGCGTATCACGGCGAACGATCGTCTGTGACACCGGGCCTGGTCGCTCGGTCTTAACATCATCTACACTTGCTTGCGCCACATGAGCCTCCTTGCTTTGGGGCATTCGGAACGATTGAGGATACTAGAAGCTGTCGCTATTCTAACGTAGCGTCTATGGCTTCGTCAAAGAGTGCGGTCCTTGGTGCTCCTCAACCGATCGGCAAGGCTTGCCTGGCAAAAGGACGAGCGGCCAGCGGCAAAAAAAGTGGACGCCGATCATCATCGATCGACGCCCGCTCAGGAGAGGCAGCGAGCCGTTATGAGAGGCCGATCAGCTTATCGACCGCCAGCACCAGCAGCAGCGTCGCGGCGGCCACGCTCAGCTCCGCCAGCGCCCCGACGATAAATGGACGCAGCCCCTGCCGCCGCAGCTCGCCGATGTTGGTCCGCAGCCCCACGCCCGCGAAGGTCAGCAGAAAGGCCCAGCGGCTGAGATTCGCCAGGCTGGTCGTCTGCGACTTGTCGAAGACCTGCAAGCTTGCCAGCGTCGAGAAGAGCAGAAAGCCGAGCACGAACTTCGGAAACTTGCTCCAGATAAATCCGGCCTTCGATCCCTGAAACTCGCGACCGCTGCGCGCCGCAAACAGCAGCGCCGCGCCGAGCACCACAAATCCGATCATCGCGTTGCGCGTGGTTTTGGCAAGCACCGCTACTTTGCCTGCCGCGTCGGAGAAGAGCGCGCCCGCCGCCGAGGCTTCGGCGGTGTTATCGACGGCCAGGCCGGTC
Proteins encoded in this window:
- a CDS encoding L-lactate dehydrogenase, which gives rise to MASVNQERNKVGIVGTGMVGASLAYALMQRGVANEMVLIDANRGRAEAEAMDLNHGLPFVRPMRISVGDYTDLQGVAVTVVTAGAAQKPGETRLQLLERNASIFRQIIPEIVRHNPEGIILIASNPVDLMTYLSVQISGLPASRVFGSGTILDTARFRYLLGERYTVDPRSVHAYIVGEHGDSELALWSLANIAGVRLRDFRAASGMGYDEAELHTIFEQTRDAAYAIIERKGATYYAIGLGLLTIVEAILRDQHTVLTVSSMMQGQYGVRDICISLPTIIGADGIEEVLNLSISAEEEESFRRSAATLTERYRQIPQ
- a CDS encoding GNAT family protein encodes the protein MPVLSGRLLHGTHVKLTACTLHDVPTMIRWYQDDNLLRLLDALPARPRTESGLTEWITKHHKASDSFLFGVRLMGDDTLIGCIEIDGVLWTHQTAWLAIVIGSEIHRGKGYGCEAMELALRFAFLELNLYRVQLTVFGYNERAIALYDKLGFQREGVYRECLHREGRRYDMLLYGLLRHEWAARQTRNEDPQGESS
- a CDS encoding acetyl ornithine aminotransferase family protein yields the protein MAQASVDDVKTERPGPVSQTIVRRDTQVLAPVSGRVYPFVMERGLGCEVWDADGNRYLDFNAGIAVVATGHSHPRVVKAIQDQAAKFIHMAATDFYNEPQVRLGEKMTSLMPKSDEWRIFFANSGTESVEAAIKLARYATGRQGIIAFFGAFHGRSYGSLSLTASKPRQRAGYFPLLPGVEHAYYPNPYRPPLGSDPSRVVDTCLDYIEHTLFETVLPPGEVAAIVIEPIQGEGGYIVPPQDWFPRLRTLCDRHGILLVADEVQSGVGRTGKMWGFEHFGVMPDIVTSAKGLGSGMPIGACIARKDLTDNWLPGAHGNTYGGNALACTAAYETLCLVEEELMENAREVGGYMQACLEQIAARSNNIGQIRGKGLMIGCEFVKDKATREPDHDGAEQVMVDAFRRGLLLLTCGKSTIRFCPPLVLTREQVDEGLAIFEETIQAVYSR